The proteins below are encoded in one region of Pan paniscus chromosome 4, NHGRI_mPanPan1-v2.0_pri, whole genome shotgun sequence:
- the GRK6 gene encoding G protein-coupled receptor kinase 6 isoform X2 yields MELENIVANTVLLKAREGGGGNRKGKSKKWRQMLQFPHISQCEELRLSLERDYHSLCERQPIGRLLFREFCATRPELSRCVAFLDGVAEYEVTPDDKRKACGRQLTQNFLSHTGPDLIPEVPRQLVMNCTQRLEQGPCKDLFQELTRLTHEYLSVAPFADYLDSIYFNRFLQWKWLERQPVTKNTFRQYRVLGKGGFGEVCACQVRATGKMYACKKLEKKRIKKRKGEAMALNEKQILEKVNSRFVVSLAYAYETKDALCLVLTLMNGGDLKFHIYHMGQAGFPEARAVFYAAEICCGLEDLHRERIVYRDLKPENILLDDHGHIRISDLGLAVHVPEGQTIKGRVGTVGYMAPEVVKNERYTFSPDWWALGCLLYEMIAGQSPFQQRKKKIKREEVERLVKEVPEEYSERFSPQARSLCSQLLCKDPAERLGCRGGSAREVKEHPLFKKLNFKRLGAGMLEPPFKPDPQAIYCKDVLDIEQFSTVKGVELEPTDQDFYQKFATGSVPIPWQNEMVETECFQELNVFGLDGSVPPDLDWKGQPPAPPKKGLLQRLFSRQDCCGNCSDSEEELPTRL; encoded by the exons GTGGCGGTGGAAATCGCAAAGGCAAAAGCAAGAAATGGCGGCAGATGCTCCAGTTCCCTCACATCAGCCAGTGCGAAGAGCTGCGGCTCAGCCTCG AGCGTGACTATCACAGCCTGTGCGAGCGGCAGCCCATTGGGCGCCTGCTGTTCCGAGAGTTCTGTGCCACGAGGCCGGAGCTGAGCCGCTGCGTCGCCTTCCTGGATGGGGTG GCCGAGTACGAAGTGACCCCGGATGACAAGCGGAAAGCATGTGGGCGGCAGCTAACGCAGAATTTTCTGAGCCACACG GGTCCTGACCTCATCCCTGAGGTGCCCCGGCAGCTGGTGATGAACTGCACCCAGCGGCTGGAGCAGGGTCCCTGCAAAGACCTTTTCCAGGAACTCACCCG GCTGACCCACGAGTACCTGAGCGTGGCCCCTTTTGCCGACTACCTCGACAGCATCTACTTCAACCGTTTCCTGCAGTGGAAGTGGCTGGAAAG GCAGCCAGTGACCAAAAACACCTTCAGGCAATACCGAGTCCTGGGCAAAGGTGGCTTTGGGGAG GTGTGCGCCTGCCAGGTGCGGGCCACAGGTAAGATGTATGCCTGCAAGAAGCTAGAGAAGAAGCGGATCAAGAAGCGGAAAGGGGAGGCCATGGCGCTGAACGAGAAGCAGATCCTGGAGAAAGTGAACAGTAGGTTTGTA GTGAGCTTGGCCTACGCCTATGAGACCAAGGACGCGCTGTGCCTGGTGCTGACACTGATGAACGGGGGCGACCTCAAGTTCCACATCTACCACATGGGCCAGGCTGGCTTCCCCGAAGCGCGGGCCGTCTTCTACGCCGCCGAGATCTGCTGCGGCCTGGAGGACCTGCACCGGGAGCGCATCGTGTACAG GGACCTGAAGCCCGAGAACATCTTGCTGGATGACCACG GCCACATCCGCATCTCTGACCTGGGACTAGCTGTGCATGTGCCCGAGGGCCAGACCATCAAAGGGCGTGTGGGCACCGTGGGTTACATGG CTCCGGAGGTGGTGAAGAATGAACGGTACACGTTCAGCCCTGACTGGTGGGCGCTCGGCTGCCTCCTGTACGAGATGATCGCAGGCCAGTCGCCCTTCcagcagaggaagaagaagatcAAGCGGGAGGAGGTGGAGCGGCTGGTGAAGGAGGTCCCCGAGGAGTATTCCGAGCGCTTTTCCCCGCAGGCCCGCTCACTTTGCTCACAG CTCCTCTGCAAGGACCCTGCCGAACGCCTGGGGTGTCGTGGGGGCAGTGCCCGCGAGGTGAAGGAGCACCCCCTCTTTAAGAAGCTGAACTTCAAGCGGCTGGGAGCTGGCATGCTGGAGCCGCCCTTCAAGCCTGAC CCCCAGGCCATTTACTGCAAGGATGTTCTGGACATTGAACAGTTCTCTACGGTCAAGGGCGTGGAGCTGGAGCCTACCGACCAGGACTTCTACCAGAAGTTTGCCACAGGCAGTGTGCCCATCCCCTGGCAGAACGAG ATGGTGGAGACCGAGTGCTTCCAGGAGCTGAATGTCTTTGGGCTGGATGGCTCAGTTCCCCCAGACCTGGACTGGAAGGGCCAGCCACCTGCACCTCCTAAAAAGGGACTGCTGCAGAGACTCTTCAGTCGCCAA GATTGCTGTGGAAACTGCAGCGACAGTGAGGAAGAGCTCCCCACCCGCCTCTAG
- the GRK6 gene encoding G protein-coupled receptor kinase 6 isoform X4, with translation MELENIVANTVLLKAREGGGGNRKGKSKKWRQMLQFPHISQCEELRLSLERDYHSLCERQPIGRLLFREFCATRPELSRCVAFLDGVAEYEVTPDDKRKACGRQLTQNFLSHTGPDLIPEVPRQLVMNCTQRLEQGPCKDLFQELTRLTHEYLSVAPFADYLDSIYFNRFLQWKWLERQPVTKNTFRQYRVLGKGGFGEVCACQVRATGKMYACKKLEKKRIKKRKGEAMALNEKQILEKVNSRFVVSLAYAYETKDALCLVLTLMNGGDLKFHIYHMGQAGFPEARAVFYAAEICCGLEDLHRERIVYRDLKPENILLDDHGHIRISDLGLAVHVPEGQTIKGRVGTVGYMAPEVVKNERYTFSPDWWALGCLLYEMIAGQSPFQQRKKKIKREEVERLVKEVPEEYSERFSPQARSLCSQLLCKDPAERLGCRGGSAREVKEHPLFKKLNFKRLGAGMLEPPFKPDPQAIYCKDVLDIEQFSTVKGVELEPTDQDFYQKFATGSVPIPWQNEMVETECFQELNVFGLDGSVPPDLDWKGQPPAPPKKGLLQRLFSRQRIAVETAATVRKSSPPASSPQPEAPTSSWR, from the exons GTGGCGGTGGAAATCGCAAAGGCAAAAGCAAGAAATGGCGGCAGATGCTCCAGTTCCCTCACATCAGCCAGTGCGAAGAGCTGCGGCTCAGCCTCG AGCGTGACTATCACAGCCTGTGCGAGCGGCAGCCCATTGGGCGCCTGCTGTTCCGAGAGTTCTGTGCCACGAGGCCGGAGCTGAGCCGCTGCGTCGCCTTCCTGGATGGGGTG GCCGAGTACGAAGTGACCCCGGATGACAAGCGGAAAGCATGTGGGCGGCAGCTAACGCAGAATTTTCTGAGCCACACG GGTCCTGACCTCATCCCTGAGGTGCCCCGGCAGCTGGTGATGAACTGCACCCAGCGGCTGGAGCAGGGTCCCTGCAAAGACCTTTTCCAGGAACTCACCCG GCTGACCCACGAGTACCTGAGCGTGGCCCCTTTTGCCGACTACCTCGACAGCATCTACTTCAACCGTTTCCTGCAGTGGAAGTGGCTGGAAAG GCAGCCAGTGACCAAAAACACCTTCAGGCAATACCGAGTCCTGGGCAAAGGTGGCTTTGGGGAG GTGTGCGCCTGCCAGGTGCGGGCCACAGGTAAGATGTATGCCTGCAAGAAGCTAGAGAAGAAGCGGATCAAGAAGCGGAAAGGGGAGGCCATGGCGCTGAACGAGAAGCAGATCCTGGAGAAAGTGAACAGTAGGTTTGTA GTGAGCTTGGCCTACGCCTATGAGACCAAGGACGCGCTGTGCCTGGTGCTGACACTGATGAACGGGGGCGACCTCAAGTTCCACATCTACCACATGGGCCAGGCTGGCTTCCCCGAAGCGCGGGCCGTCTTCTACGCCGCCGAGATCTGCTGCGGCCTGGAGGACCTGCACCGGGAGCGCATCGTGTACAG GGACCTGAAGCCCGAGAACATCTTGCTGGATGACCACG GCCACATCCGCATCTCTGACCTGGGACTAGCTGTGCATGTGCCCGAGGGCCAGACCATCAAAGGGCGTGTGGGCACCGTGGGTTACATGG CTCCGGAGGTGGTGAAGAATGAACGGTACACGTTCAGCCCTGACTGGTGGGCGCTCGGCTGCCTCCTGTACGAGATGATCGCAGGCCAGTCGCCCTTCcagcagaggaagaagaagatcAAGCGGGAGGAGGTGGAGCGGCTGGTGAAGGAGGTCCCCGAGGAGTATTCCGAGCGCTTTTCCCCGCAGGCCCGCTCACTTTGCTCACAG CTCCTCTGCAAGGACCCTGCCGAACGCCTGGGGTGTCGTGGGGGCAGTGCCCGCGAGGTGAAGGAGCACCCCCTCTTTAAGAAGCTGAACTTCAAGCGGCTGGGAGCTGGCATGCTGGAGCCGCCCTTCAAGCCTGAC CCCCAGGCCATTTACTGCAAGGATGTTCTGGACATTGAACAGTTCTCTACGGTCAAGGGCGTGGAGCTGGAGCCTACCGACCAGGACTTCTACCAGAAGTTTGCCACAGGCAGTGTGCCCATCCCCTGGCAGAACGAG ATGGTGGAGACCGAGTGCTTCCAGGAGCTGAATGTCTTTGGGCTGGATGGCTCAGTTCCCCCAGACCTGGACTGGAAGGGCCAGCCACCTGCACCTCCTAAAAAGGGACTGCTGCAGAGACTCTTCAGTCGCCAA aG GATTGCTGTGGAAACTGCAGCGACAGTGAGGAAGAGCTCCCCACCCGCCTCTAGCCCCCAGCCCGAGGCCCCCACCAGCAGTTGGCGGTAG
- the GRK6 gene encoding G protein-coupled receptor kinase 6 isoform X1 yields the protein MELENIVANTVLLKAREGGGGNRKGKSKKWRQMLQFPHISQCEELRLSLERDYHSLCERQPIGRLLFREFCATRPELSRCVAFLDGVAEYEVTPDDKRKACGRQLTQNFLSHTGPDLIPEVPRQLVMNCTQRLEQGPCKDLFQELTRLTHEYLSVAPFADYLDSIYFNRFLQWKWLERQPVTKNTFRQYRVLGKGGFGEVCACQVRATGKMYACKKLEKKRIKKRKGEAMALNEKQILEKVNSRFVVSLAYAYETKDALCLVLTLMNGGDLKFHIYHMGQAGFPEARAVFYAAEICCGLEDLHRERIVYRDLKPENILLDDHGHIRISDLGLAVHVPEGQTIKGRVGTVGYMAPEVVKNERYTFSPDWWALGCLLYEMIAGQSPFQQRKKKIKREEVERLVKEVPEEYSERFSPQARSLCSQLLCKDPAERLGCRGGSAREVKEHPLFKKLNFKRLGAGMLEPPFKPDPQAIYCKDVLDIEQFSTVKGVELEPTDQDFYQKFATGSVPIPWQNEQMVETECFQELNVFGLDGSVPPDLDWKGQPPAPPKKGLLQRLFSRQDCCGNCSDSEEELPTRL from the exons GTGGCGGTGGAAATCGCAAAGGCAAAAGCAAGAAATGGCGGCAGATGCTCCAGTTCCCTCACATCAGCCAGTGCGAAGAGCTGCGGCTCAGCCTCG AGCGTGACTATCACAGCCTGTGCGAGCGGCAGCCCATTGGGCGCCTGCTGTTCCGAGAGTTCTGTGCCACGAGGCCGGAGCTGAGCCGCTGCGTCGCCTTCCTGGATGGGGTG GCCGAGTACGAAGTGACCCCGGATGACAAGCGGAAAGCATGTGGGCGGCAGCTAACGCAGAATTTTCTGAGCCACACG GGTCCTGACCTCATCCCTGAGGTGCCCCGGCAGCTGGTGATGAACTGCACCCAGCGGCTGGAGCAGGGTCCCTGCAAAGACCTTTTCCAGGAACTCACCCG GCTGACCCACGAGTACCTGAGCGTGGCCCCTTTTGCCGACTACCTCGACAGCATCTACTTCAACCGTTTCCTGCAGTGGAAGTGGCTGGAAAG GCAGCCAGTGACCAAAAACACCTTCAGGCAATACCGAGTCCTGGGCAAAGGTGGCTTTGGGGAG GTGTGCGCCTGCCAGGTGCGGGCCACAGGTAAGATGTATGCCTGCAAGAAGCTAGAGAAGAAGCGGATCAAGAAGCGGAAAGGGGAGGCCATGGCGCTGAACGAGAAGCAGATCCTGGAGAAAGTGAACAGTAGGTTTGTA GTGAGCTTGGCCTACGCCTATGAGACCAAGGACGCGCTGTGCCTGGTGCTGACACTGATGAACGGGGGCGACCTCAAGTTCCACATCTACCACATGGGCCAGGCTGGCTTCCCCGAAGCGCGGGCCGTCTTCTACGCCGCCGAGATCTGCTGCGGCCTGGAGGACCTGCACCGGGAGCGCATCGTGTACAG GGACCTGAAGCCCGAGAACATCTTGCTGGATGACCACG GCCACATCCGCATCTCTGACCTGGGACTAGCTGTGCATGTGCCCGAGGGCCAGACCATCAAAGGGCGTGTGGGCACCGTGGGTTACATGG CTCCGGAGGTGGTGAAGAATGAACGGTACACGTTCAGCCCTGACTGGTGGGCGCTCGGCTGCCTCCTGTACGAGATGATCGCAGGCCAGTCGCCCTTCcagcagaggaagaagaagatcAAGCGGGAGGAGGTGGAGCGGCTGGTGAAGGAGGTCCCCGAGGAGTATTCCGAGCGCTTTTCCCCGCAGGCCCGCTCACTTTGCTCACAG CTCCTCTGCAAGGACCCTGCCGAACGCCTGGGGTGTCGTGGGGGCAGTGCCCGCGAGGTGAAGGAGCACCCCCTCTTTAAGAAGCTGAACTTCAAGCGGCTGGGAGCTGGCATGCTGGAGCCGCCCTTCAAGCCTGAC CCCCAGGCCATTTACTGCAAGGATGTTCTGGACATTGAACAGTTCTCTACGGTCAAGGGCGTGGAGCTGGAGCCTACCGACCAGGACTTCTACCAGAAGTTTGCCACAGGCAGTGTGCCCATCCCCTGGCAGAACGAG CAGATGGTGGAGACCGAGTGCTTCCAGGAGCTGAATGTCTTTGGGCTGGATGGCTCAGTTCCCCCAGACCTGGACTGGAAGGGCCAGCCACCTGCACCTCCTAAAAAGGGACTGCTGCAGAGACTCTTCAGTCGCCAA GATTGCTGTGGAAACTGCAGCGACAGTGAGGAAGAGCTCCCCACCCGCCTCTAG
- the GRK6 gene encoding G protein-coupled receptor kinase 6 isoform X3, with the protein MLQFPHISQCEELRLSLERDYHSLCERQPIGRLLFREFCATRPELSRCVAFLDGVAEYEVTPDDKRKACGRQLTQNFLSHTGPDLIPEVPRQLVMNCTQRLEQGPCKDLFQELTRLTHEYLSVAPFADYLDSIYFNRFLQWKWLERQPVTKNTFRQYRVLGKGGFGEVCACQVRATGKMYACKKLEKKRIKKRKGEAMALNEKQILEKVNSRFVVSLAYAYETKDALCLVLTLMNGGDLKFHIYHMGQAGFPEARAVFYAAEICCGLEDLHRERIVYRDLKPENILLDDHGHIRISDLGLAVHVPEGQTIKGRVGTVGYMAPEVVKNERYTFSPDWWALGCLLYEMIAGQSPFQQRKKKIKREEVERLVKEVPEEYSERFSPQARSLCSQLLCKDPAERLGCRGGSAREVKEHPLFKKLNFKRLGAGMLEPPFKPDPQAIYCKDVLDIEQFSTVKGVELEPTDQDFYQKFATGSVPIPWQNEQMVETECFQELNVFGLDGSVPPDLDWKGQPPAPPKKGLLQRLFSRQDCCGNCSDSEEELPTRL; encoded by the exons ATGCTCCAGTTCCCTCACATCAGCCAGTGCGAAGAGCTGCGGCTCAGCCTCG AGCGTGACTATCACAGCCTGTGCGAGCGGCAGCCCATTGGGCGCCTGCTGTTCCGAGAGTTCTGTGCCACGAGGCCGGAGCTGAGCCGCTGCGTCGCCTTCCTGGATGGGGTG GCCGAGTACGAAGTGACCCCGGATGACAAGCGGAAAGCATGTGGGCGGCAGCTAACGCAGAATTTTCTGAGCCACACG GGTCCTGACCTCATCCCTGAGGTGCCCCGGCAGCTGGTGATGAACTGCACCCAGCGGCTGGAGCAGGGTCCCTGCAAAGACCTTTTCCAGGAACTCACCCG GCTGACCCACGAGTACCTGAGCGTGGCCCCTTTTGCCGACTACCTCGACAGCATCTACTTCAACCGTTTCCTGCAGTGGAAGTGGCTGGAAAG GCAGCCAGTGACCAAAAACACCTTCAGGCAATACCGAGTCCTGGGCAAAGGTGGCTTTGGGGAG GTGTGCGCCTGCCAGGTGCGGGCCACAGGTAAGATGTATGCCTGCAAGAAGCTAGAGAAGAAGCGGATCAAGAAGCGGAAAGGGGAGGCCATGGCGCTGAACGAGAAGCAGATCCTGGAGAAAGTGAACAGTAGGTTTGTA GTGAGCTTGGCCTACGCCTATGAGACCAAGGACGCGCTGTGCCTGGTGCTGACACTGATGAACGGGGGCGACCTCAAGTTCCACATCTACCACATGGGCCAGGCTGGCTTCCCCGAAGCGCGGGCCGTCTTCTACGCCGCCGAGATCTGCTGCGGCCTGGAGGACCTGCACCGGGAGCGCATCGTGTACAG GGACCTGAAGCCCGAGAACATCTTGCTGGATGACCACG GCCACATCCGCATCTCTGACCTGGGACTAGCTGTGCATGTGCCCGAGGGCCAGACCATCAAAGGGCGTGTGGGCACCGTGGGTTACATGG CTCCGGAGGTGGTGAAGAATGAACGGTACACGTTCAGCCCTGACTGGTGGGCGCTCGGCTGCCTCCTGTACGAGATGATCGCAGGCCAGTCGCCCTTCcagcagaggaagaagaagatcAAGCGGGAGGAGGTGGAGCGGCTGGTGAAGGAGGTCCCCGAGGAGTATTCCGAGCGCTTTTCCCCGCAGGCCCGCTCACTTTGCTCACAG CTCCTCTGCAAGGACCCTGCCGAACGCCTGGGGTGTCGTGGGGGCAGTGCCCGCGAGGTGAAGGAGCACCCCCTCTTTAAGAAGCTGAACTTCAAGCGGCTGGGAGCTGGCATGCTGGAGCCGCCCTTCAAGCCTGAC CCCCAGGCCATTTACTGCAAGGATGTTCTGGACATTGAACAGTTCTCTACGGTCAAGGGCGTGGAGCTGGAGCCTACCGACCAGGACTTCTACCAGAAGTTTGCCACAGGCAGTGTGCCCATCCCCTGGCAGAACGAG CAGATGGTGGAGACCGAGTGCTTCCAGGAGCTGAATGTCTTTGGGCTGGATGGCTCAGTTCCCCCAGACCTGGACTGGAAGGGCCAGCCACCTGCACCTCCTAAAAAGGGACTGCTGCAGAGACTCTTCAGTCGCCAA GATTGCTGTGGAAACTGCAGCGACAGTGAGGAAGAGCTCCCCACCCGCCTCTAG